From a region of the Bradyrhizobium diazoefficiens genome:
- a CDS encoding thioredoxin family protein — MMTAVEKAGTNVAMQTPPVVSPQDWEAARQQLLVKEKAHTRARDALAAERRRMPWMEVTKTYAFEGPGGKVSLLDLFQGRRQLIVYRAFFEPGVFGWPDHACRGCSMVADQVAHVAHLNARDTTLVFASRAPQADIIRLKQRMGWIMPWVTITDSFDADFGVGEWHGTNVFYRDGDRIFRTYFVKSRGDEQMGGTWNYLDITPLGRQEVWEDSPHGYPQTPTYKWWNWHDSYTEGAEPDKKWVEISTAGEKAFREEAAEGRD, encoded by the coding sequence ATGATGACAGCAGTCGAAAAAGCAGGAACTAACGTTGCCATGCAAACACCGCCGGTGGTGTCGCCGCAGGACTGGGAGGCAGCCCGTCAGCAACTGCTCGTAAAGGAGAAGGCGCATACCCGTGCCCGCGACGCCCTGGCCGCCGAGCGTCGGCGCATGCCATGGATGGAAGTAACCAAAACCTATGCGTTCGAGGGGCCCGGCGGCAAGGTCAGTCTGCTCGACCTGTTCCAGGGTCGGCGGCAGCTGATCGTCTACCGTGCCTTCTTCGAGCCCGGCGTGTTCGGCTGGCCGGATCACGCCTGTCGAGGCTGCTCCATGGTGGCCGACCAGGTCGCCCATGTCGCGCATTTGAATGCCCGCGACACCACGCTCGTGTTCGCCTCGCGCGCGCCCCAGGCCGACATTATCAGGCTGAAGCAGCGGATGGGCTGGATCATGCCATGGGTTACCATCACCGACAGCTTTGACGCCGATTTCGGCGTCGGCGAGTGGCACGGAACGAACGTGTTCTACCGCGACGGCGACCGCATCTTCCGCACTTACTTCGTCAAGAGCCGCGGCGACGAACAAATGGGTGGCACCTGGAACTACCTCGATATCACCCCGCTCGGGCGGCAGGAGGTCTGGGAGGATTCGCCGCACGGCTATCCGCAGACGCCGACCTACAAATGGTGGAATTGGCACGACAGCTACACGGAAGGCGCCGAGCCCGACAAGAAGTGGGTCGAGATCTCGACTGCCGGCGAGAAGGCGTTCCGCGAGGAGGCGGCGGAAGGACGTGACTAG
- a CDS encoding GNAT family N-acetyltransferase, with protein MIRLLTSADAALYRAIRLEALAAHPEAFSSTLAREQEQPLAWFAERLTTSDVFGAFIDDEIVGVAGFRRQDGPQTMHKADLWGMYVRQSAGRAGIGRRLVDTVVAHAAKHVEKLQLTVASRNEAALRLYAAAGFVEYGREVKALKQNGRYFDEVLMELFVNGSGK; from the coding sequence ATGATCAGACTGCTCACATCCGCCGACGCCGCTCTCTACCGCGCGATCAGGCTGGAAGCGCTCGCGGCGCATCCCGAAGCTTTCTCTAGCACCTTGGCGCGCGAGCAGGAACAGCCGCTCGCTTGGTTTGCGGAGCGCCTCACCACGTCGGACGTCTTCGGCGCCTTCATCGACGACGAGATCGTCGGCGTCGCCGGCTTCCGCCGGCAGGATGGCCCCCAGACGATGCACAAGGCTGACCTCTGGGGCATGTATGTGCGACAGTCGGCAGGGAGAGCCGGCATAGGCCGGCGTCTCGTCGATACCGTCGTTGCCCATGCTGCAAAGCACGTCGAAAAACTCCAACTGACGGTTGCGAGCAGGAACGAAGCAGCGTTACGCCTCTACGCGGCCGCCGGCTTCGTCGAATACGGCCGCGAGGTGAAGGCGCTGAAACAGAACGGCCGATATTTTGATGAAGTCCTGATGGAATTATTCGTCAACGGAAGCGGCAAATAG
- a CDS encoding L,D-transpeptidase encodes MFNLDLFRNYSRAVAFGAVAISAIALSGSAKAAPVQLFPFFQPLPPLVAPQPFQPYQPYQAAPSQAAPSEDQDTVEMPARFRRQTVAYATREAPGTIIIDTPNTYLYYVLGNGQALRYGIGVGRDGFTWSGIQSVSRKAEWPDWTPPPEMIARQPYLPRHMAGGPGNPLGARAMYLGGTVYRIHGTNAPETIGKHVSSGCIRLTNDDVTDLYSRVNVGTKVIVLPMTERRAELR; translated from the coding sequence ATGTTCAATCTGGACCTGTTCAGGAATTATTCGCGCGCCGTTGCTTTTGGCGCAGTCGCGATCTCCGCGATCGCATTGTCGGGTTCGGCCAAGGCCGCGCCGGTGCAGCTCTTCCCCTTCTTCCAGCCACTGCCGCCGCTGGTAGCGCCGCAGCCGTTCCAGCCCTATCAACCCTACCAGGCAGCGCCTTCCCAGGCTGCGCCATCCGAGGATCAGGATACGGTCGAGATGCCAGCCCGCTTCCGCCGCCAGACCGTCGCTTATGCGACGCGTGAGGCGCCGGGCACCATCATCATCGATACGCCCAACACTTATCTCTATTATGTGCTCGGCAACGGCCAGGCGCTGCGTTACGGCATCGGAGTCGGCCGCGACGGCTTCACCTGGTCCGGCATCCAGTCGGTGAGCCGGAAGGCCGAGTGGCCGGATTGGACTCCGCCGCCGGAGATGATCGCTCGCCAGCCTTACCTGCCGCGCCACATGGCGGGCGGGCCCGGCAACCCGCTGGGCGCCCGCGCCATGTATCTCGGCGGCACCGTCTACCGCATCCACGGCACCAACGCCCCCGAGACCATCGGCAAGCACGTCTCCTCCGGCTGTATCCGCCTGACCAACGACGACGTCACCGACCTCTACTCCCGCGTCAACGTCGGCACCAAGGTGATCGTGCTGCCAATGACGGAGCGCCGCGCGGAGCTTCGGTAA
- a CDS encoding glycosyltransferase family 1 protein, whose protein sequence is MRVLIATDAWHPQVNGVVRTLTSLANAARALDIEIDFLTPDGFPSWPLPTYPGLRIALPSAREIARRIEKAAPEALHIATEGPIGWAARAYCRRNRLAFTTSYTTRFPEYVSVRTGIPAAVGYAVLRHFHDAAAITMVATPSLRQELSERGFKRLGFWTRGVNTELFHPDAPAKLDLPGPVFMTMGRVAVEKNLEAFLSLDLPGTKVVVGDGPQKAALEKKYPEAVFLGEKKGADLTAHLAAADVFVFPSLTDTFGVVQLEALACGTPVAAFPVTGPKDVIADHPIGAIDHDLRTACLRALTMSRETCRNFALERSWENSARQFVGNLTSLQPSRALRASPRMARRPVRG, encoded by the coding sequence ATGCGGGTATTAATCGCGACTGACGCCTGGCATCCCCAGGTCAACGGTGTGGTCCGGACGCTGACCTCGCTCGCGAACGCGGCCAGGGCGCTCGATATCGAGATCGACTTTCTCACCCCGGACGGCTTTCCGTCGTGGCCGTTGCCGACCTATCCGGGCCTGCGCATCGCGCTGCCTTCGGCCAGGGAGATCGCACGGCGGATCGAGAAGGCGGCGCCGGAAGCCCTGCATATCGCGACCGAGGGCCCGATCGGCTGGGCGGCACGGGCCTATTGCCGCCGCAACCGGCTGGCGTTCACCACTTCCTACACGACGCGCTTTCCGGAATACGTCTCGGTGCGGACCGGCATCCCGGCTGCGGTCGGCTATGCCGTGTTGCGTCATTTCCACGATGCTGCCGCGATCACGATGGTGGCCACACCCTCGCTGCGGCAGGAGCTGTCCGAGCGCGGCTTCAAGCGGCTCGGCTTCTGGACGCGCGGCGTCAACACCGAGCTGTTCCATCCCGACGCTCCGGCGAAGCTCGATCTGCCGGGGCCGGTGTTCATGACGATGGGCCGCGTGGCGGTGGAGAAGAACCTCGAAGCGTTCCTCTCGCTCGACCTGCCCGGCACCAAGGTCGTCGTCGGCGACGGTCCGCAGAAGGCGGCGCTCGAAAAGAAGTATCCCGAGGCCGTCTTCCTCGGCGAGAAGAAGGGTGCGGATCTCACCGCGCATCTCGCCGCTGCCGACGTGTTCGTGTTTCCGAGCCTGACCGATACGTTCGGCGTGGTGCAGCTCGAGGCGCTGGCCTGCGGCACGCCGGTTGCGGCGTTTCCGGTGACGGGTCCCAAGGACGTCATCGCCGATCATCCGATCGGCGCGATCGATCACGATTTGCGCACCGCGTGCCTGCGCGCACTCACCATGTCGCGCGAGACCTGCCGCAACTTTGCACTGGAACGCTCCTGGGAAAACAGCGCGCGCCAGTTCGTCGGCAACCTCACCTCACTTCAGCCCAGCCGCGCCTTGCGCGCCTCGCCTCGCATGGCGCGGCGGCCGGTGCGCGGCTGA
- a CDS encoding methyltransferase domain-containing protein: protein MAKIMNLDGAQQLDLTRGTVEQAYDRWAPVYDLVFGGVFAKGRQAAIAATNKIGGRVLEVGVGTGISLPLYAPNLRIFGTDISEAMLDKARRRVTEQNLKNVEGLAVMDAEKLEFPDNSFDVVMAQYVVTAVPNPEKALDEFARVLRPGGELIILTRVSADTGMRRFIEQKLQPVVRPLGFRTAEFAWSRYAKWLAGAHGVELAERRLIPPLGHFSLVRFRKVDVAKAA, encoded by the coding sequence ATGGCCAAAATCATGAACCTTGACGGCGCCCAGCAGCTTGACCTCACCCGCGGCACGGTCGAGCAGGCCTATGACCGCTGGGCACCCGTCTACGATCTCGTGTTCGGCGGTGTGTTCGCCAAGGGCCGGCAGGCCGCGATCGCGGCTACCAACAAGATCGGCGGCCGCGTGCTCGAGGTCGGCGTCGGCACCGGCATCTCGCTGCCGCTCTATGCACCCAATCTCCGCATCTTCGGCACCGACATTTCGGAGGCGATGCTCGACAAGGCGCGGCGCCGCGTGACCGAGCAGAACCTGAAGAACGTCGAGGGACTTGCGGTGATGGACGCCGAGAAGCTCGAATTCCCCGACAACTCCTTCGACGTCGTGATGGCGCAATATGTCGTCACCGCCGTGCCCAACCCGGAAAAGGCGCTCGACGAATTCGCCCGCGTGCTGCGCCCGGGCGGCGAGCTGATCATCCTGACCCGCGTCAGCGCCGATACCGGCATGCGCCGCTTCATCGAGCAGAAGCTGCAGCCGGTGGTGCGTCCGCTCGGCTTCCGCACCGCCGAGTTCGCGTGGTCGCGCTATGCCAAGTGGCTGGCCGGCGCGCACGGCGTCGAGCTCGCCGAACGCCGGCTGATCCCGCCGCTCGGCCATTTCTCGCTGGTGCGCTTCCGCAAAGTCGACGTCGCGAAAGCGGCGTGA
- a CDS encoding aminotransferase class III-fold pyridoxal phosphate-dependent enzyme, with product METTLPILSFSVAAAASAAAAFPKLKARIELSRAKHRSLAGHSKMSRRVAKLLPFYEFGESDYFSCDGAPGNIAAQRKDGFFRLAKLYAERYPKGRAMTKEAAQTISDLDFTESYRVPFQFSRLVREHLGTSTFMESSSGVTVTDVDGNTSYDLTGSYGVNIFGNDFYKECIEDSEKRAGALGPVLGPYHPVILDNVSRLCQISGLDEVSFHMSGTEAVMQAVRLARYHTRRTHLVRFAGAYHGWWGDVQPGVGNPIAAHETYTLAEMSEKTLHVLRTRKDIACVLVNPLQGLHPNANAPGDSSLVDSSRGGNFDRAAYTEWLKKLRAVCTERGIVLIFDEVFVGFRLAAGGAQEYFGVRADMVTYGKSLAGGLPVGVVCGKRELMRRFRDDRPADICFARGTFNSHPYVMTAMDEFLSRLASPNFRAVYEGLEETWNGRVQKLNQMMIDADLPVRFANFSSIWTVKYTTPSRYNWMLQYYLRAEGLALSWVGTGRLIFSLNYTDADFTEVAERFLRAAEKMKADGFWWHDGVLTNKQIKRQILKEMLAKRLGR from the coding sequence ATGGAAACGACACTCCCGATTCTTTCATTTTCCGTGGCCGCCGCAGCATCTGCTGCCGCCGCCTTCCCGAAGCTCAAGGCACGGATCGAGCTGTCCCGCGCCAAGCATCGTTCGCTCGCCGGGCACTCCAAGATGTCGCGCCGGGTGGCAAAGCTGCTCCCGTTCTACGAGTTCGGTGAGAGCGACTACTTCTCCTGCGACGGAGCGCCGGGAAACATCGCCGCGCAGCGCAAGGACGGCTTCTTCCGCCTCGCCAAGCTCTACGCCGAGCGCTATCCCAAGGGGCGCGCGATGACGAAGGAGGCGGCGCAGACCATCTCCGACCTGGACTTCACCGAGAGCTACCGCGTGCCGTTCCAGTTCTCGCGTCTCGTCCGCGAGCACCTCGGCACCTCGACGTTCATGGAATCGTCCAGCGGCGTCACCGTCACGGATGTCGACGGCAACACGTCCTACGACCTCACCGGCTCCTACGGCGTCAACATCTTCGGCAACGACTTCTACAAGGAGTGCATCGAAGACTCGGAGAAGCGCGCAGGCGCGCTCGGCCCGGTGCTCGGCCCCTACCATCCCGTCATCCTCGACAATGTGAGCCGGCTCTGCCAGATCTCGGGCCTCGACGAGGTCTCGTTCCACATGTCCGGCACCGAGGCCGTAATGCAGGCGGTGCGGCTCGCGCGCTACCACACCAGGCGCACGCACCTCGTTCGTTTCGCCGGCGCCTATCACGGCTGGTGGGGCGACGTGCAGCCCGGCGTCGGCAACCCCATTGCCGCGCACGAGACCTACACCCTCGCCGAGATGTCGGAGAAGACGCTGCATGTGCTGCGTACGCGCAAGGACATTGCCTGCGTGCTGGTCAATCCGCTGCAGGGCCTGCATCCGAACGCCAACGCGCCCGGCGACTCCTCGCTGGTCGACTCCTCCCGCGGCGGCAACTTTGATCGCGCGGCTTATACGGAGTGGCTCAAGAAGCTGCGCGCGGTCTGTACCGAGCGCGGCATCGTGCTGATCTTCGACGAGGTCTTCGTCGGCTTCCGTCTCGCCGCCGGCGGCGCCCAGGAATATTTCGGCGTCAGGGCCGACATGGTGACCTACGGCAAAAGCCTCGCCGGCGGCCTGCCGGTCGGCGTGGTCTGCGGCAAGCGCGAGCTGATGCGCCGCTTCCGCGACGATCGCCCCGCCGATATCTGCTTTGCCCGCGGCACCTTCAACTCGCACCCCTATGTCATGACGGCGATGGACGAATTCTTGAGCCGGCTCGCCAGCCCGAATTTTCGCGCGGTCTATGAGGGTCTCGAGGAGACCTGGAACGGCCGCGTCCAGAAGCTCAACCAGATGATGATCGACGCCGACCTTCCGGTGCGGTTCGCCAACTTCTCCTCGATCTGGACGGTGAAATACACCACGCCGTCCCGCTACAACTGGATGCTGCAATATTATCTGCGCGCCGAAGGCCTGGCGCTGAGCTGGGTCGGCACCGGCCGGCTCATCTTCAGCCTGAACTACACCGACGCCGACTTCACCGAGGTCGCCGAACGCTTCCTCCGCGCCGCCGAGAAGATGAAGGCCGACGGTTTCTGGTGGCACGACGGCGTGCTCACCAACAAACAGATCAAGCGGCAGATTTTGAAGGAAATGCTGGCCAAGCGTCTTGGGCGCTGA
- the asd gene encoding archaetidylserine decarboxylase (Phosphatidylserine decarboxylase is synthesized as a single chain precursor. Generation of the pyruvoyl active site from a Ser is coupled to cleavage of a Gly-Ser bond between the larger (beta) and smaller (alpha chains). It is an integral membrane protein.): MTVKALIASFTQQEDLNFLLTNRIPRAALTRFMGWFSKIENPLVRDVSIALWKLFSDLDLSEARKTRFTSLHDCFTRELKPGLRPFDPDPSVVASPSDGIVGAHGRIADTELFQVKGAPYSLLDLVGDSALVDQHRNGSFVTLRLTSSMYHRFHAPYDAHIERVTLIHGDVWNVNPIALKRVERLFCKNERAVIRTHLSSGEAVTLVPVAAILVASIRLHFLDMVLNAQTRGPVNFPCDINVTKGEELGWFEHGSTIIILAPGDFTFCDGIAEGTRIRAGQALLRKK; encoded by the coding sequence ATGACAGTCAAAGCCCTCATCGCCTCTTTCACCCAGCAGGAAGACCTCAACTTCCTGTTGACCAACCGCATCCCCCGCGCCGCGCTGACCCGCTTCATGGGTTGGTTCTCCAAGATCGAGAACCCGCTCGTGCGGGACGTCTCGATCGCGCTGTGGAAGCTGTTCTCCGACCTCGATCTGTCGGAGGCGCGCAAGACCCGCTTCACGAGCCTGCACGATTGCTTCACCCGGGAGCTCAAGCCGGGCCTGCGGCCGTTCGATCCGGATCCCTCCGTTGTCGCCAGCCCGTCCGACGGCATCGTCGGCGCGCATGGCCGGATCGCGGATACCGAGCTGTTCCAGGTCAAGGGCGCGCCCTATTCGCTGCTCGACCTCGTCGGCGATTCCGCGCTGGTCGATCAGCACCGCAACGGCTCCTTCGTTACGCTGCGGCTGACCTCCAGCATGTACCACCGCTTCCACGCGCCCTATGACGCGCATATCGAGCGCGTCACGCTGATCCATGGCGACGTCTGGAACGTCAACCCGATCGCCTTGAAGCGGGTCGAGCGGCTGTTCTGCAAGAACGAGCGCGCGGTGATCCGCACCCATCTTAGCTCAGGCGAGGCCGTGACGCTGGTGCCGGTCGCCGCGATCCTGGTCGCGAGCATCCGCTTGCACTTCCTCGACATGGTTCTGAACGCGCAGACCCGTGGCCCGGTGAATTTTCCCTGCGATATCAACGTCACCAAAGGCGAGGAGCTTGGCTGGTTCGAGCACGGCTCGACCATCATCATCCTCGCGCCCGGCGATTTTACGTTTTGCGATGGCATCGCCGAAGGCACCCGCATCCGCGCCGGTCAAGCGCTTCTGCGAAAAAAGTAG
- a CDS encoding NUDIX hydrolase, with protein sequence MARAPVMAAGGIVLRRGSTPLIAVVRQRKRNEWVLPKGKLDDGETPKEAAHREVLEETGHDVAIHEFLGTLVYQSGGRSKVVHFWRMEADGGPVRKLMNDIKAVDWLKLDDAIARLSREYERAFLTQIGPIALAAAGLAATDADVTLRPATDDIDAAMQTLTAAEAASVDDLHHGLLQKVKSWLRGEA encoded by the coding sequence ATGGCGCGGGCGCCGGTGATGGCGGCGGGTGGTATCGTACTGCGGCGTGGTTCGACGCCGCTGATTGCAGTCGTGCGCCAGCGCAAGCGCAACGAATGGGTTTTGCCCAAGGGCAAGCTCGATGACGGCGAGACGCCGAAGGAAGCCGCGCACCGCGAGGTGCTGGAGGAGACGGGCCACGACGTCGCCATCCACGAATTCCTGGGCACGCTCGTCTATCAGTCCGGCGGGCGCTCGAAGGTCGTGCATTTCTGGCGCATGGAGGCGGACGGCGGGCCGGTCCGCAAGCTGATGAACGACATCAAGGCGGTCGACTGGTTGAAGCTGGACGATGCGATCGCACGGCTGTCGCGCGAATATGAACGCGCATTCCTGACCCAGATCGGCCCGATCGCGCTTGCCGCCGCAGGCCTCGCAGCCACCGATGCCGACGTAACTTTGCGGCCCGCAACCGACGACATCGACGCCGCCATGCAGACGCTGACAGCAGCCGAGGCCGCCTCCGTCGACGACCTGCACCACGGCTTGCTGCAAAAAGTGAAGTCCTGGCTGCGCGGCGAGGCGTGA
- a CDS encoding FecR domain-containing protein yields the protein MLAWRRFGFALVLLALPLAGSSVTRASETIELAQAEPAPAPSPTPSASPSPAADAQSAAVEPIGNVATVTGIATVIRDKNSYPLRVRDDIYLNDIVQTSSNSSLGITFNDATTFNLSASARITIDDYVYEDGGKQNAAIFDVGKGTVAFVAAAVAKTGNMKITTPTATLGIRGTTGVIDVPEGAAANGARNVNIKLYPDADGRVGHIDVDDRTSGMRLGALTQASSGFAIRPGAATAGVMRFAAVPITIAPQQIARDRGFVSQVHLAQTTGRQIVIEQRDFRRANPGALSRIPRPARPPQQQQLQPTTAPGQQPQRPNGPPGQNDRRGQQQPGTPGRQGAQPPQRQGQGQQGGTVQPGTSRPGEGQQQRGRQQGAGRPTGAPRTGQGTRPSGAPTQPQRGGQIPTQPRGAVPAQPAAPQQPEAPRTGLQPGQPPAIQQPGGIQRQGGFRQRLPTTQRPATPRKPATAPKERKERR from the coding sequence ATGCTGGCCTGGCGCCGCTTCGGGTTCGCGCTCGTGCTGCTGGCATTGCCGCTGGCAGGCAGCAGCGTGACTCGTGCATCGGAGACAATCGAGCTTGCGCAGGCAGAGCCGGCGCCCGCGCCGTCCCCGACGCCCTCAGCCTCGCCGTCGCCGGCCGCGGACGCGCAATCCGCCGCTGTCGAGCCGATCGGCAACGTCGCAACCGTCACGGGGATCGCGACCGTGATCCGCGACAAGAACTCCTATCCGTTGCGCGTGCGTGACGACATCTATCTCAACGACATCGTGCAGACCTCGTCGAACTCCTCGCTCGGCATCACCTTCAACGATGCGACCACGTTCAATCTCTCGGCGAGCGCCAGGATCACCATCGACGATTACGTCTATGAGGACGGCGGCAAGCAGAATGCCGCGATCTTCGACGTCGGCAAGGGCACGGTCGCCTTCGTGGCGGCGGCGGTGGCGAAGACCGGCAACATGAAGATCACGACGCCGACGGCGACGCTCGGCATCCGCGGCACCACCGGCGTCATCGATGTGCCTGAAGGCGCGGCAGCGAACGGCGCGCGCAACGTCAACATCAAGCTCTATCCCGACGCCGACGGCCGTGTCGGCCACATCGACGTCGACGACCGCACCAGCGGCATGCGGCTCGGGGCGCTGACGCAAGCATCGAGCGGCTTTGCGATCCGGCCCGGCGCGGCCACCGCCGGCGTCATGCGCTTCGCCGCGGTGCCGATCACGATCGCGCCGCAGCAGATCGCGCGCGACCGCGGCTTCGTCAGCCAGGTCCATCTGGCGCAGACCACGGGCCGCCAGATCGTCATCGAGCAGCGCGACTTCCGCCGCGCCAATCCGGGCGCGCTCAGCCGCATTCCGCGGCCGGCCCGGCCGCCGCAGCAACAGCAATTGCAGCCGACGACCGCGCCGGGACAGCAGCCACAGCGCCCGAATGGCCCGCCCGGTCAGAACGACCGTCGAGGTCAGCAGCAGCCGGGCACGCCGGGCCGGCAAGGCGCTCAGCCACCACAGCGGCAGGGACAAGGACAACAAGGCGGCACGGTGCAGCCGGGCACGTCGCGACCTGGGGAAGGTCAGCAGCAGCGAGGCCGGCAGCAAGGCGCGGGCCGGCCGACGGGTGCGCCACGCACCGGGCAAGGCACCCGGCCCAGCGGCGCACCAACCCAGCCACAGCGAGGCGGTCAGATTCCGACACAGCCTCGAGGAGCCGTGCCGGCTCAGCCGGCGGCGCCGCAGCAGCCAGAAGCACCGCGTACGGGATTGCAGCCCGGCCAGCCGCCCGCGATCCAACAGCCAGGCGGCATCCAGCGCCAAGGCGGATTCCGGCAGCGCCTCCCCACCACGCAACGGCCCGCAACGCCGCGCAAACCGGCGACGGCCCCGAAGGAGAGGAAAGAGAGGCGGTAG
- a CDS encoding DUF2147 domain-containing protein produces the protein MNKLTIAATALLLVSTAAAHAGNSISFQIQGQHIRIETPRNCASLNCVTIVAPGLSDKPIKLSNIDLKGLGGSKDDDLDTTPAPATTTAQPAPAPVQQQPVQQAPVQATAPAAPADAPAAPATTVAAAPSVGFDNTAQPAAAPAPAAAPAPVAAAPAPVAAAPVAAPNSPVGLWATEENKGNVRVEQCGTNLCGYAEKSNERILINMKPQGSKWSGRIHDPNSGRNYDSTIAMKGPNAMRVQGCAFGGMFCGGQTWKRVS, from the coding sequence ATGAACAAGCTCACCATCGCCGCCACCGCGCTCTTGCTCGTGTCGACAGCGGCCGCCCATGCCGGCAATTCGATCTCGTTCCAGATCCAGGGCCAGCACATCCGCATCGAAACGCCGCGCAACTGCGCCTCGCTCAACTGCGTGACCATCGTCGCTCCGGGCCTGTCGGACAAGCCGATCAAGCTGAGCAACATCGACCTCAAGGGCCTCGGCGGCTCCAAGGACGATGACCTCGACACCACGCCGGCTCCGGCCACGACCACCGCGCAGCCCGCTCCGGCTCCGGTGCAGCAGCAGCCCGTGCAACAGGCGCCGGTTCAGGCAACCGCACCGGCAGCCCCCGCTGACGCTCCTGCCGCGCCGGCGACGACAGTTGCCGCCGCGCCATCCGTCGGCTTCGACAACACGGCGCAGCCTGCTGCGGCGCCTGCTCCTGCCGCAGCGCCCGCGCCAGTCGCGGCTGCTCCGGCCCCAGTGGCCGCCGCGCCCGTGGCCGCGCCGAACTCGCCGGTCGGTCTCTGGGCAACCGAAGAGAACAAGGGCAATGTCCGCGTCGAACAATGCGGCACCAATCTTTGCGGTTACGCGGAGAAGAGCAATGAGCGCATCCTGATCAACATGAAGCCGCAGGGCTCGAAGTGGAGCGGCCGCATCCACGATCCCAACTCCGGCCGCAACTACGACTCCACGATCGCCATGAAGGGCCCGAATGCGATGCGCGTGCAGGGCTGCGCCTTCGGCGGCATGTTCTGCGGCGGCCAGACCTGGAAGCGCGTGAGTTGA
- a CDS encoding extensin family protein, with protein sequence MTRGVRLYLVGSIVLVSLAGCGRGFFQAEREPWRAEAEAACLKSGAVKEGPDLVRIDPISGPGMCGAEFPLKVAALGESSSSYGFADEELRPPGSIGGQPRWPVTQPRSNYPQSQTYPSSSYPQRPNYPESAVRQPAGYDASTGPMPLNAPGVAAQEDEIDLPPDGTDAAGAARYMNAPSYPARPAPYSQAPAQQPLPSLGPSQGNPVTAVGPVAIKPTATLACPIVSELDRWLADTVQPSAMRWFGVRVTEIKQISAYSCRGMNGNPHAHISEHAFGNALDIAGFVLADGRRITVKNGWRGMPEEQGFLRDVQSGACAHFTTVLAPGSNVYHYDHIHVDLMRRASRRLICQPAAVSGEEIAARAQSRSPYANARDSSVTGSLGARKSATRKREEDDYADD encoded by the coding sequence ATGACGCGCGGAGTTCGTTTGTATCTCGTCGGCTCCATCGTCCTTGTTTCGCTAGCGGGTTGCGGACGCGGCTTCTTCCAGGCCGAACGTGAACCGTGGCGGGCCGAGGCGGAAGCCGCATGCCTGAAATCGGGCGCGGTGAAAGAGGGGCCGGATCTCGTCCGCATCGACCCGATCTCCGGGCCCGGCATGTGCGGCGCCGAGTTTCCGCTCAAGGTGGCCGCCCTCGGCGAATCCTCCAGCAGCTACGGCTTTGCCGACGAGGAGTTGCGCCCGCCGGGCAGCATCGGCGGTCAGCCGCGCTGGCCGGTGACGCAGCCGCGGTCGAATTATCCGCAGAGCCAGACTTATCCGTCATCCTCCTATCCGCAACGGCCGAACTATCCCGAAAGCGCAGTGCGCCAACCCGCCGGTTATGACGCCTCAACCGGGCCGATGCCGCTGAACGCGCCCGGCGTGGCGGCGCAGGAGGACGAGATCGACCTGCCGCCCGATGGCACCGACGCCGCGGGTGCGGCGCGCTACATGAATGCGCCGAGCTATCCGGCCCGACCGGCGCCGTACTCGCAGGCTCCTGCGCAGCAGCCGCTGCCGTCCCTCGGCCCTTCGCAGGGCAATCCCGTCACGGCGGTCGGTCCGGTTGCGATCAAGCCGACTGCAACACTCGCCTGTCCGATCGTGTCCGAGCTCGACCGCTGGCTCGCCGACACCGTGCAGCCTTCGGCGATGCGCTGGTTCGGCGTCCGAGTCACCGAGATCAAGCAGATCTCCGCCTATTCCTGTCGCGGCATGAACGGCAATCCGCATGCTCACATCTCCGAACATGCCTTCGGCAACGCACTCGACATCGCCGGTTTCGTGCTCGCCGACGGCCGCCGCATCACCGTGAAGAACGGCTGGCGCGGCATGCCGGAGGAGCAGGGATTCTTGCGCGACGTGCAGTCGGGCGCCTGCGCGCATTTCACGACCGTTCTGGCGCCCGGGTCGAACGTCTATCACTACGACCACATCCACGTCGATCTGATGCGCCGCGCCAGCCGCCGCCTGATCTGCCAGCCCGCCGCCGTTTCCGGCGAAGAGATCGCCGCGCGTGCGCAGTCGCGCAGCCCCTATGCCAACGCGCGCGATTCATCTGTCACCGGCTCGCTCGGTGCGCGCAAGAGCGCGACGCGCAAGCGCGAAGAAGACGACTACGCCGACGATTAG